GAGCCGATACCGCCCGGTCGCCTCCACTGTCACGATCGGTGACCCTGGGGTCGCCAGCATCCCCGGATCCATCATTCGACTGGTTACCACTCCATCAAACGGAGCGCGCAGCTTTGTGTATCCGAAGCCAGTCTGCGCCTGTGCGACGGCGGCTTTCGCCTGTGCTTGTCCGGCCTGCGCTGCTTCAGCTCTTGCCAGTGAGCCTTGGTATCTCGCCTTGATCTCGTCGTACTCCTGTGGGCTCACCGACTTTCTCTGGTACAACGTTTCGTACCGTTTCAACGTCGCTTCTGTCAGAGCACGCTCGGTCTGCGCCGCAGCCTGCTCATGCTGTGCAGCGGACAGCGCTGCCTGTGCGCGCTCCAACGACGCCTGCGCCTGTGCCGGATCAATCGACACCAGCACCTGTCCCGCTCTCACCGGGTCGCCTTCACGCACGCTCACGGCAGTCACATTGCCCATCACTTGCGCAGCGATCTGCGCCGTTTCAGCAGCCCGAACCGTACCGACCGCCATCACTGCATCCGGCACGCGTGTCATCGCAGTCTTATAAAGCTGGATGCCAGTGACTGTTTCGGGTACTGCTGTTTCGTGCTTCTGCGAGGAACACCCAACCGTCGCCGCTACCAGGGC
This region of Terriglobales bacterium genomic DNA includes:
- a CDS encoding efflux RND transporter periplasmic adaptor subunit: MKKALLISLALVAATVGCSSQKHETAVPETVTGIQLYKTAMTRVPDAVMAVGTVRAAETAQIAAQVMGNVTAVSVREGDPVRAGQVLVSIDPAQAQASLERAQAALSAAQHEQAAAQTERALTEATLKRYETLYQRKSVSPQEYDEIKARYQGSLARAEAAQAGQAQAKAAVAQAQTGFGYTKLRAPFDGVVTSRMMDPGMLATPGSPIVTVEATGRYRLEATVDEGSLRFVKIGETVPVRLDAYPDEQLAGKVTQIVPSADPASRTFMVKVELPANRLLRSGLFGRASLARGERDSLVLPKTAVVDRGALKGVFVVGPDQIATLRYVTVGDTRDDGFEVLSGLGPNESVVLSPGDREIGGKRVEVR